Proteins co-encoded in one Erinaceus europaeus chromosome 2, mEriEur2.1, whole genome shotgun sequence genomic window:
- the PLAC8L1 gene encoding PLAC8-like protein 1 codes for MNWFGNYFSRFPEDVSLLDMHSPLLLSLISEDEQHFLSNRRNHTASQAVVKQPVQGANGRSTITAVIQTGGDWSTGLFSVCRDKRICFCGLFCPLCLECDIARHYGECFCWPMLPGSTFALRIGTRERHKIRGTLCEDWLAVHCCWPFSICQMAREFKMRSSRLYEIYTDPPSTDTLI; via the exons ATGAATTGGTTTGGAAATTACTTCTCTAGATTTCCGGAGGATGTTTCTTTACTTGATATGCACTCACCTCTGTTGCTTTCACTCATATCTGAAGATGAGCAGCATTTCCTTTCCAACAGGAG GAACCACACAGCATCCCAGGCTGTGGTAAAGCAGCCTGTCCAAGGAGCCAACGGCAGGTCCACCATCACTGCTGTCATCCAgactggtggggactggagcaCCGGCCTCTTCAGTGTCTGCAGAGACAAGAGAATCT GTTTCTGTGGTCTGTTTTGTCCCCTGTGCCTGGAGTGTGACATTGCTAGGCATTATGGAGAGTGTTTTTGCTGGCCAATGCTACCTGGCTCCACTTTTGCACTGAGAATTGGTACCAGAGAGAGACATAAAATAAGG GGTACACTGTGTGAGGACTGGCTGGCGGTGCACTGTTGTTGGCCTTTCTCCATCTGCCAGATGGCCCGGGAATTTAAGATGAGGAGCTCGCGCCTCTATGAGATCTACACAGACCCTCCAAGCACGGACACCCTCATTTGA